The Oryza brachyantha chromosome 6, ObraRS2, whole genome shotgun sequence region GTAGCTGTAGGCCGTTGCTTCAACTCAGACAAATTAATGGCGTTATCTGGGGTAGTGACCGATGAGCCAACAGATTGTCCCGAACACCTTATGATCTCCACCTGTTCAATCACAGAGGTGTGCTGCTGAtgtctcttctttcttctccacTTTGtggaaataattaaatgtagTTTTTTCACTCACAGAGCTGTAGGCAGAATTTATCACTGCATGCACTGAACTATTACATCTTTTGGGGCATTAAACATTTCATCCTCTTCATGTAGTTTTTTCGTTGAATgtgtttttatgtttgtgcTTATTTTAGCTCAGCAtgacagtattttttttctcccaggCTATGGCTGGAGGGCCGCTTATCGATTTGCATGGGAACGTTGTTGGCATGAACTTTTTTGTGAAGGAGAGTAGGACTCCATTCCTACCAAGGAACAAAATTTACCAACGCTTGGTGCGATCTTGCATACTCTGGTATGTCTTCTATACTTCCACTTGGACACTCCAAACACTAGCCAAGCCAGGGTTGAGACTGGCCTAGGAAAGAAATACACAATGATGTAAACAACAGCAGCTTACTATATTGGCACTTTGGCAGCTGTGCTTATTTGGGTCAGAAAGCAAATTCAATGTATACACCAGTGTAGTTTGTAGTACTATAGAAAAGCACGCTATCTTGATGAAAGCTTTTGAGCTATCCCAGTATTCTAGTTCACTTGTTCTTGCATTGGacagttaatttttattttgagagtCTCTTCCATAATAGCAATTTGGTTTTACACATTTATAACTATGCTAGATAAAGCAACACAACTGATTCTGTTATATGCTTCTTATGGATGGAATAATATTAATCTTGATATCGTTGTTGATTAGTATATATGTAATCCATTATTCTTGGGGATCGGCACCTCTCTGTATTTTCACTAAATGAGTTTACTACATTCTGCTGCAGGGTTGAAATCAACAATGGAGGTGATAACACATCTAAAAGAAGCACATGTGAGATAGtatacaataattttattggtGAGTTAATCAGTTAAAGCACAATCACTcttctaaactgctaaattgTTTATGGTCAGAAATCTGTGTTCATTAATGTTTACTATTAATCATTGTTTGTAGTTTCCTCTCCTGTGGGTCAATGCTAACTTTATGGTGCTCCTCTGCTCAATTGCTCATAAATTGGATATATAATTGGGGGTATATGGTGGATGGATAATATGCTTATCTTGTTTTGTAGTATGAAATATGCCCCGTATTTTCCAATAAGAATATAAAAGAAATGCCATCCACATTTGTGAATGGGGTAAATAATATCTATAATAACATGTAAGGTTTGTGCTAACTGGTTCATATTAAGAATCTATCGGGGATGCCCTGTATAGagcatttttgttgttttgattATCTTcattcttcttgtttttttcttcattctaGGTAGCTCAATTGGAGAGGCAGAAGAAAAGAACCAGGAGCTTTCCACATCCTCTACAAGTGATTCAGAAGGTAAATCAAGCTGAGCCAATTAAGTTCTAACTGTTATCAAATGATCACGCAAGCTGTCATTGTTTTATAATCATACTTATTAATCATTGCAAATACATGGTCATTAATCTCATCTCCTTGCTTGTTTTGAGTTATGTTTGCTCCCCtcgttttgtttattttaggtAGTTCAGATGAGGAGGGGGAAAGTGAGACTCAGAAGCTTCCCATATCCTATCCAAGTGATTCAGAAGGTGAATCGAACTGGGTTATTTCTAAGTGATTGACCAAATTATCATGCAAGCTCTCAGCATTTCATAATGTTGCTTATTGATGATTTCTAGTACATGTAAATTAATCGCTTCACTTTCTTGCACCAGAATGGGAGGAACTCTTGTTTCCTGAACTTATTAAGCCCTTGCCAGATGATGGTCAGTCATTGTTTTCACTTCTGCTAGCTATTAATATCACATGATCATTGTTGACTTCACCTTGTTGCGCCAGAATTCACGCAACTATTGAGGAAGGATCTAAAGCCTCGTAATTATCCCATGCCAGTCAAGTTTGGGGGTGAGTCATTACTTGTGCTTTTGCTGGCCACTTTTGTTGCACATTTTGACAGTATGTTCCAGTAAACTGTTGTATTATGCTTTTTTAACCAGGGTCTATGCAATTGAAAAATACTTTTGAAGAAGAATTTGCTGAAGATACATGGTGCAAACTGAGTAAAAAGGTTGCTTTAAATACATCCCGAAGTGTTGTCTCACTTGCTTCTTTTAAAGGTGATTACACTGTTATAAGATCATTACTTCTCCATATTTGTTTGTTCTCTATTCCATCGCTGACTATAATTACAATAACTGATCTTTGTAGGAGAAGAAAGGTTTTTTGTTTGCACAGGTATATTTATAGACTTCAATGGATCCACATCAAGAGTTTTGACTTCAGCAAGTTTGGTTAGAATTTCTGCTGATGAAAACAAGATTGCTGATAACTTGAAGGTTGGTATCGCAAACACTCTTGCACAATCATTTGGGATATTCATTAATTCTCTCTTTGTCTTTCTTAGCAGATTCAAGTGTACCTTCCAAACAAACGACTTGCTGAAGGGAAATTGCAGCATTAcaatttgaattataatatGGCTGTGGTCAGCATCAATGGTTTCCGCTGCCTTCGGACAGCAGAACTCCACAATCAGATGCAAATCAAACCTACTAGGGAGGTAGTAGCTATAGGGCGTATATTTGAATCAGGCAAATTAATGGCCACAAGTGGGATATTGTCTGACAAGGAAAGCAATCTTGACTGCAGAGAGCTTATGATCTCCACTTGTAAAATCACTAAGGTACTAAGATACATTGTGTTGATTTATGGTGGAAGCAAATAACTGCATCAGAATATGATCAATTTAATTCATTGCATCGTCTGCATGGCGTTGAAAATTTCATCAATtcgtctgttttttttttgtgccagGCTGGTATTGGAGGACCGCTGATTGATTTTGATGGGGATTTCGTTGGCATGAACTTCTATGGAACAGAAGAAACACATTATCTACCACGCTTAATGATTCAGAAACTATTGAAGCATTTTGAAGGGTACATGTTTCatattttgtgtattttttttggtatatgATCAGtaagttttattcatgtgGTTTTAGGTAACTGCATTTGCTTCTCAAAGACTTGCGTGATTATTTCCATCTCTTCTAATGAAACTTTTTGTTATTATAATTGGAACTAGCAGATGCAAATTCTAGGATTAATTTAGCGATTTTATAGTCCTTGTACTTTTTGTAACTTATGTGCAAGCAGCTTTTACCTTTTTAGCCTTTTTAGCACTATATAGCTCCTATATTATATGGGCATACATGATAATAGGTCTAAACTGATGTTGCATGCTTTTATCCTCTTCCCAAGGGATATGATTGGGTGATTCCAGTTAAAAGcgcttttatataaataagctAAACATTAAAGTCGAAGACAAAACCTAAATCAATCTATCGAGTGACAACTAATGATCTACAGCTTACTGAGAGGGTTATGAGCCACATCCGTTGTAGTTGATATGCTAGTCCACAGATCCAATGCCTTATAGCATCATATCTCGTAGGTTTTGgttactgattttttttggtctttttgtaggactgatgatgatgagatagCTATAGACGGCATGCCAAAAAGGTATTCTTGAATaggatttgttttgtttcagaTTAATAACTTCTTATACATTATTGTTAATGTATTATTCATTAACACTAACATTTTCATTAACATTAACAGGTGGCCTGTACCTGCGCCACGTTGGCACCGTCATCCTCTACGACCGCCGATGACAATGATGAGTAGAAACGAGAGGGTTTGGAGTAGTAGATTAGAGTGAAAATTGGAGTAGTAGATTAGAGTGAAAATGCTATCTTGAAGTCAAGCTGCAAATTTATTGCTATAGGTGTAAGTATGTACAGCCTAGCCGAGCTGAGCTCAGTCCACTATCTAAAAATTGTATTGGCTAGACCATATAGTAATTACTCATGGTGTTATCATATTTATCAAACAAGACATCCTATACTaccaactccaaatttatccTTGTTATTGAGAGCCaactttttacaattttgctCACTTGAAACATCGTCTTTGCTGATGTTACATCACATATCCCTGTTTTGCTTCATGCACTGTTCTTCACTAACATCGCCGGCGCTCCGCAAAATCCCGAAAATGCTTATTGACGGGCGTTTAGATCCCAGCCCAATGGTATTAAATTGGATAATCCAATTTAACCATCGTGTTCATGGTAATTAAGTCATTATAATAAAATCCCACAtgattattataataaaataaaattatatgtttcttTGTATGGATGAGATATTCCACTAGGTACTTTGATGTTTTATAGCCATGGAAGAGGAGAAGAGTCAAATCTGAAATGCTACTTATTGTTGTGAGTTTTTCGATGTTTGAGTAAATGTGTTTTCAATGTTCCCTTGTgttaaatcaaaatattgcGATGCCTTCGTGCTAAGTATTTTGTTATATAACTCGATGTTCCTTTATGCTGGATTAGAATGCTCTACTGGatattttgatattgttttataGTCACTACATAGGAGCAAGAACCACATTTGAAATAGAACTTTTTTCCTTTATGTTGGATTAGAATGCTCTACTGgatattttgatattattttatagtcACTACATAGGAGCAAGAACCACATTtgaaatagaaatttttttgttcaatatatttttgttcatttgtGTTAAATCCAATTGTtatagtgatttttttattatgtttgttttttttgtctttgatTTGATGGATAATGTAACAGACCTTAAAATTTTCCAATTTTTAGAGAAGAATTTGCGAAAGATTTTAGTTCAGCTtctctttaattttatatttaattattttctttaaaggTTTTATtctgttaaaattttttacatcttataaattggtttttattttaaaatcctTGGGACCCATATTCAATCATCTACCAATATCTTCCTTCAAATAAATTTCCGATTTCCTATACCTCGAGAAAAGCCCATAAATTTCTATTTGGagttattttcaaatttcaatagaAGTTCACTAATaactccttttccttttccgtttaaattatttctttgAATTTTATTCTTTGATTCCATCCAAATAAATCTCAATTCCCATTTGTTCCCAAAGCCCAtataaattcaattttgtttttttttctccaaattcaAATAGcacctttaaattttgaacaattttatcatacttgagaaggtaccaaaagGTACcacttttttatgtaaattttagtatctcttgataccttaggtactaaaaggtaccaaattttacactaaaattttggtatctcttagtACCTActcaaaattgtaaaattactcttaaattttattcctCGATTACATCCAGTTAAAATTTACAATGTTTATACCTTAGATTGGGGCATAACTCGAAAAAGTAGCCaatctttcctttttattttgagcCAAAACCTTGCCCCTTTTACTCTTTTCTTTGCCTTCCCTCTGTGCCTCCCAGCCCACCAGGCCAGCCGACCCAACTGGCCCATTGGGCCTAGCCGAGAATGCCACTGTGCCGCTGCCGGAAAAGTCTAATTGAAGTGCGCTCGCGCGTTGGCCCTGCGCGCGAACGTTTTGGCCAAGTAGAGACGACccctttttttatatacagtCCATGGGCCGTATTGAGTGGAGGCAGCAGACAGAGACGGTCTGTTTCTAGTATATATGGtactttgacttttttactttacTAGCATAATAGCAGTGGTTCGCTACgggtaaaaattattttataaaattctattaaaatagatgacaTATATATGAGTCATgtgtaaataatttaataaatagttGAGCTCCGtaaaaacatatactccctacatctattttaatataataaccCTAACTTTTTGGCACATGtttgttctttcttcttcttaaaaaaaacttaacttacataattattaattatatgtttatgaatagatttattactaaatatgtttaattagaaattacatttttccatatttataaataatttaaataattaaacttgTGTCAAAAGGTTAATGACGTTATTAAATATTAACCTGCCCTCAAAATATTATCGCCAAGCTAAGTAacgataaataatatatgtaacaaCAAATAGGTGACACGTTGAGCAATGTTTAATTagccaaattaatttattaataatgaaATACTCAATGTATCGATCAAGACATAgatgagttaaaaaaatatgtggtcCACGACCTACTTTGCCATAGGGAAAATGATTGTCCCACACGCGGCTACTACGGCTGCTACCGACACGACCTAGTTCAATATGGAGTAAATATCTCCAAACCGATACAAACGTCCATGTTGGTTCTTGGCTGGATTTTGACCTTTTCCCTTAGGCTCGAACTGATGGTGAGCCCATGAATCAGATTACACGGCAGAAAcactattaattttataacaatatatatttgtataatttttttgataatagaAATTTGGATTAtacaacaattaaaataatctattctaaaatcacaataataatgGTTTAATTTGAGAATTTAGGTAGGTGtcaaaattcatcaatttttataacagtagagatttagatatttttttataataatggaGATTTGTATCAtagaacaatcaaaataatctaccataaaatcataataattatttaatttgagaatttatttaggtgttaaaattttggtgttagatttataatttattgtctgatatatttaataataataagtacaAAAAACAACACTATAAATTTAGGGTTAAAATAATCAACCGCGCCTAGCTACGTCGATCAACGTTGcgtaaaaaatattctctcCTCTTTGCCTGCTCCGGGAGTCGAACTCGTGACAGTCCGGAACGCAGGAGGAGCGCTTGTCCCGGGATTCGCAGTTGctgaggccttgtttagaaaaattcaataGTACAGCCGATTACGGaaataattcatctatagtcaatctaatagttaatttatatgatagttatctacaaaatattaatacatggtctcacatgtcatacacattaaGCATCTCAGAGCCCGTGCTGTAGctaactacaaattagtaggcCATTGCTCTCTTtcatctcttttctttctaaaatatgtttataggcAGCTCatagtctactattgtacTGATGTTAGAGCAAATTCAATAGTagagccaactactagctctaattcatgtGCTTCCTCCGTCctacgtaaaatactatttatgatttatcatctaataaaaccaaaatgttaatcgtaattttttgtAATATGATGAAGAGTCAATCATTATAGGTAAAAGGTGAaagattgatttgttttaggaCGGGGAGAGTATAGTCAatataatagctaattcatataatagttacctacaaaatattaatacatggtctaaCATATCATACATACACTATGTCTTGAAGCTTGTGCTACCGCTgattataaattagtagctcacttctcttctctcttcactcttatctctttaaaatatggttACAGCTGACTTAtaacctgctattgtacctgcttttagggggtgtttgtttctctcAAACCTTTTTTAAgtctgtcacatcgaatctttagacatctaaataaagcattaatcatagatgaaataaaaaactaatcgtacagttatggaagaaatcttgagacgaattttttaagcctataCAGTAACCCATgagctaatgatggattaattaggttcaaaagatttgtctcgcgttTTTttgctagccgtgaaatttatttttttattcgtgtccgaaaaccacttccaacatccaatcaaacatccgatgcgacatttctttaaaaaatttggacAGAAGGTAACGGGAGAAAATCATGCCGTATGGACGGAAGTCACGGAACAGATCCTGGCCGCTATACCACAGCTCCCAGCGCCCATGTATATGAAAAAGAATGGTATGCAGCAGATCAGCAAGTGCTCGGatttcttttctcctctctcaaGAGAGATCCTGAACAAAAGTTGCAGATGCAAGATCAGCAAAGATGGCATGGCAGGCGATCGGACAGATGTTCGGTTGTCGGTGTCGCACCCGTGTACGCACCATCAACGTCCGACTTGCACTGTCGACTTTGTACAACCATCTAAATAATCTTTCCCAAAATCATAATAACGACTTAATTTgagaatttatttaattaaaatttgtaatcTATTGtctaatatatttgataataaaaaatagcacTTTAAATTCAGACTCAAATCTAAattgtaattaattagtccGCCGCTAATCAGACTCGAcatggctagctagctccgcCTAATCTGCACGctgccaaaagaaaaaacaagataTGTTGGGGAAACGTTCGGGTTGCGGGTTCAGCGCCTCATCCCCTGCGCTCACAAGATATTTCTGTACTCCATTAAACTTGACGTTGGCTAGCTAAAAACATCAGACATTTGCATATGGAGAGAATATTAATTAAGGGGTTGACCGTGGTTATATGATTTAATCGCTACGCGATAACGGACGACGGAAACAGTTTTCACCAACAGTAGTAGATATCACAATTCCTCTTTGGCCGGATTGCTAACTTTCTTTACATTCAAATTTGGGACGGTTATATATTCTGATGTTAATACGCTATTGAATAGTCGATCCGTGTTTCTGGTGGCACAAaacggaataattaactttttgccactcttagaaatggtactaacatatttgtcactggacctacatgtcatagacacatgaggaccCACGagtcatagacagcgggtgACAAATATGTAAGATGCCATTTCTAaaagtggtaaaaagttaaatcccCGCACAAAACTAGCTAGCGCATAACATCCATAGACTATGAT contains the following coding sequences:
- the LOC102722405 gene encoding uncharacterized protein LOC102722405 isoform X2, yielding MSKRRGGWSKSNKKKKACRNSGNKAITSVLYDAFEEESGSLIDYSKGAWSGLSQETISNLSETVVLLASFNGDRMHFAGTGIVVRIKTDLVVKILTSADLIRRSDRDKEIDPYMTIQVLLPNKKLARGWLFHSNLDYNIVVVVIKYFPGFRAACFDHEVWFGSGSKVVAVGRCFNSDKLMALSGVVTDEPTDCPEHLMISTCSITEAMAGGPLIDLHGNVVGMNFFVKESRTPFLPRNKIYQRLVRSCILWVEINNGGDNTSKRSTCEIVYNNFIGSSIGEAEEKNQELSTSSTSDSEGSSDEEGESETQKLPISYPSDSEEWEELLFPELIKPLPDDEFTQLLRKDLKPRNYPMPVKFGGSMQLKNTFEEEFAEDTWCKLSKKVALNTSRSVVSLASFKGEERFFVCTGIFIDFNGSTSRVLTSASLVRISADENKIADNLKIQVYLPNKRLAEGKLQHYNLNYNMAVVSINGFRCLRTAELHNQMQIKPTREVVAIGRIFESGKLMATSGILSDKESNLDCRELMISTCKITKAGIGGPLIDFDGDFVGMNFYGTEETHYLPRLMIQKLLKHFEGTDDDEIAIDGMPKRWPVPAPRWHRHPLRPPMTMMSRNERVWSSRLE
- the LOC102722405 gene encoding uncharacterized protein LOC102722405 isoform X1; the encoded protein is MSKRRGGWSKSNKKKKACRNSGNKAITSVLYDAFEEESGSLIDYSKGAWSGLSQETISNLSETVVLLASFNGDRMHFAGTGIVVRIKTDLVVKILTSADLIRRSDRDKEIDPYMTIQVLLPNKKLARGWLFHSNLDYNIVVVVIKYFPGFRAACFDHEVWFGSGSKVVAVGRCFNSDKLMALSGVVTDEPTDCPEHLMISTCSITEAMAGGPLIDLHGNVVGMNFFVKESRTPFLPRNKIYQRLVRSCILWVEINNGGDNTSKRSTCEIVYNNFIGSSIGEAEEKNQELSTSSTSDSEGSSDEEGESETQKLPISYPSDSEEWEELLFPELIKPLPDDEFTQLLRKDLKPRNYPMPVKFGGSMQLKNTFEEEFAEDTWCKLSKKVALNTSRSVVSLASFKGEERFFVCTGIFIDFNGSTSRVLTSASLVRISADENKIADNLKQIQVYLPNKRLAEGKLQHYNLNYNMAVVSINGFRCLRTAELHNQMQIKPTREVVAIGRIFESGKLMATSGILSDKESNLDCRELMISTCKITKAGIGGPLIDFDGDFVGMNFYGTEETHYLPRLMIQKLLKHFEGTDDDEIAIDGMPKRWPVPAPRWHRHPLRPPMTMMSRNERVWSSRLE
- the LOC102722405 gene encoding uncharacterized protein LOC102722405 isoform X4 — translated: MSKRRGGWSKSNKKKKACRNSGNKAITSVLYDAFEEESGSLIDYSKGAWSGLSQETISNLSETVVLLASFNGDRMHFAGTGIVVRIKTDLVVKILTSADLIRRSDRDKEIDPYMTIQVLLPNKKLARGWLFHSNLDYNIVVVVIKYFPGFRAACFDHEVWFGSGSKVVAVGRCFNSDKLMALSGVVTDEPTDCPEHLMISTCSITEAMAGGPLIDLHGNVVGMNFFVKESRTPFLPRNKIYQRLVRSCILWVEINNGGDNTSKRSTCEIVYNNFIGSSIGEAEEKNQELSTSSTSDSEEWEELLFPELIKPLPDDEFTQLLRKDLKPRNYPMPVKFGGSMQLKNTFEEEFAEDTWCKLSKKVALNTSRSVVSLASFKGEERFFVCTGIFIDFNGSTSRVLTSASLVRISADENKIADNLKQIQVYLPNKRLAEGKLQHYNLNYNMAVVSINGFRCLRTAELHNQMQIKPTREVVAIGRIFESGKLMATSGILSDKESNLDCRELMISTCKITKAGIGGPLIDFDGDFVGMNFYGTEETHYLPRLMIQKLLKHFEGTDDDEIAIDGMPKRWPVPAPRWHRHPLRPPMTMMSRNERVWSSRLE
- the LOC102722405 gene encoding uncharacterized protein LOC102722405 isoform X3, with the translated sequence MSKRRGGWSKSNKKKKACRNSGNKEESGSLIDYSKGAWSGLSQETISNLSETVVLLASFNGDRMHFAGTGIVVRIKTDLVVKILTSADLIRRSDRDKEIDPYMTIQVLLPNKKLARGWLFHSNLDYNIVVVVIKYFPGFRAACFDHEVWFGSGSKVVAVGRCFNSDKLMALSGVVTDEPTDCPEHLMISTCSITEAMAGGPLIDLHGNVVGMNFFVKESRTPFLPRNKIYQRLVRSCILWVEINNGGDNTSKRSTCEIVYNNFIGSSIGEAEEKNQELSTSSTSDSEGSSDEEGESETQKLPISYPSDSEEWEELLFPELIKPLPDDEFTQLLRKDLKPRNYPMPVKFGGSMQLKNTFEEEFAEDTWCKLSKKVALNTSRSVVSLASFKGEERFFVCTGIFIDFNGSTSRVLTSASLVRISADENKIADNLKQIQVYLPNKRLAEGKLQHYNLNYNMAVVSINGFRCLRTAELHNQMQIKPTREVVAIGRIFESGKLMATSGILSDKESNLDCRELMISTCKITKAGIGGPLIDFDGDFVGMNFYGTEETHYLPRLMIQKLLKHFEGTDDDEIAIDGMPKRWPVPAPRWHRHPLRPPMTMMSRNERVWSSRLE